gaaaactccttcaattcatggaaactctctaaattcatcaaatttctcaaaattcatgaatttttcataaaatcatcaaaatattataaaattaaggaaaaggcaccacgggaccgaggtcacgaccggccgaccatgccttgaccacggcggtcccacgcctcctcattccttattttataattatttttcatcatctcatggtgttttcctcagtttcgttgaaaccctaattttggcgtaTTTTCTCGAATGCatactcaattgcacgccagaaaatatcaaaattctcaggaatgagacgcggacgccttggggacacgagcacgctatcttgactgaccaagattgtctctttggctcacggaagccggtcccatcaattttcacagttttgacctaatctgcacaattgctcgtattaggtccaaaactctcccaaacactttggattttcatgaagtgatcatcaggcggtcacgggacaacccagggccgatttcatgactccatggtcggtccctcgcctcgtcataattaattaggttttctcacctaaggctcagacgagcatttttgaataaatgattaaaccagcatttaatcattctttcaccaacaaatcgtcaactcttcaggagttcttcgtatttgctcacgtgagcatatggacactacatggttgatccacagtcCCATGTAATTGCTCCccccttcgtcccatggttgaaattctgacgaaccatgaattgatcatcaattgatcaaattagggtttctgaatccaaggatcatcattccagattctaaccttaataattttatgacgacctcatggtcattaattttattaattatgctcgattcaacgaccaatattctaattaatatttttggtacgctgccagtaatccatcagacgagcaacacatgctcagacgaccaaatattcaacaattcatcacatgagcaacacttgctcaaatgataaatattttttcaaaccaaggaatattggttcaacaatcgatattcaacgatccatcgaatgagcaatacttgctcacttcatcgtaagaactatacctctgtctcatgacatgttcaattcacgagtttcagaacatcatgctcaactcaacgactacatggaatcatcgtcaCATCAaatcacgaagtcatcaattgactaacaaaccacgagacgtcaatcgtgtcacttggggggatatcacttagggttttggtctggcggtctacgacacgtgtgttcaaacacacgatggaatgtgagcaagtcgtgcaatcagttgaaggaattcacgaggtagtgggtggaaaatcgaccaagtctccacatgttgagcaactggtttcaaacacgatctccacttccccactccttgattccatcaactgtcacacttcatggaatcattgtgtctacaattccagcaatataaataagtctctgaatcatgattgaatcatcatcagtatcatcaatctcacgtctcattgacaacacgagatcatcaactcattaattgagcaactactctcaattgagcagttTTAATCACTccgagcttatcgtattcggaattcacacacccacaatctttgattaccattgattccatacatttctcagcttccctcctacagatcaacccatcctctcttgtgaccgaatttactctggaacggtcattgtcttgatttaggacggagtactacagattgatctctcgaatctaaagcaccccctatgcagcggtgcatctgtatgaggtttaacatttcgctcggttcgaggagtctcctccgtacggtcgtctccttaattctttaaaaaccagcaaatcgttttcccccatctacagtactcaacacaagagaaacttgtggaataataactaaataaccaacaagatgattaatttagttctaatatgctcaacataaagtatcttacggaacaaccaacaaggctaatcaaaaataatcaaccttGTCGTATCgttgaagatctataccgtggaatacacaaggattcattcttttgcacaagcatatacaatagcaataatccttggatacaaaagattttaacctatcttccgtcaagggttgacaatataggcttaacttttgtatatgttaaaagtctattcattcttaaaccaatacatgaataccaatcgtgaacgactttacttttgacaaaaatatgggacaacaaagttcacggatgtaaacacacatatcccataacaagttgcaatataacaaaatcaaaaatattgcaaaacatcatcctccaaatagttttagaattttgaaccaaaaaacctaaaaataagaagatgaaaataatagctatgtgtagtcacaatcatcgttattcaaagaactacttattcttccaactaaaccaaaaagaagacttactaggcagcAATAGTAACACTGGAAACTTGATTTAAAACACCTTAAACCCTGTCAGTAACGATAGATTGAACATGGAAGAGTTCATTAGTTGCCTTCTTTAGTTAGTTTCTTAGAAaaccaagattccttgttgcaatcccgagatgctcacgaacaacttcaaaatcatgaagaagatttcctaccagttgtgaagacaattgaactggtagtttgttttcatgatcaacatcatgaaagcatgttatggagACATCAATCAATTCACTGGTCTTGTCCTGCTTGACTTCAACAACCTAGTTGCTTTCATCCATTGTGTACAAAAAGATTTCATGAAAcacaatatttataaagcattcaGAAACCCTAGGAACCGTAGTATTCGTGTGGGTCCAGTACGTGTACAAGCGGTCAATCGTCAGTGAGAGGGATGAacggagagaagaagagaaaaaaataactaaaaaaaaaaagcctCAAAGCACTCCTGCCAACATTCTCAAGATAAGAAACTTGAGACCAAAGAGCATCCTTCTTGTTTAAAAGATGGATGCAACCCTATGCAGTCATAGTGCATTAAGATGAGCATTTGGCCCATTATTATTGACTTCATTTTTCTCTCCTTCAAGGGGATTTAGAGAAGAACCACACATCATAGTTGAAGAAGGTTTAACAAGAGAGGAATTCAAAATACCTGAGCCAGTTGCTATCCAAGTctttttgatgccccgtttgagtttATTTATGTTGATCTTAAGTTCTGTGACACGATTATTAATATGCATGAAGTCTGGATCAAGAGTCTTggaaccacattcttcttcaggGCGAGACAAGGAATTTACCTTTAttttcctatgcctttttctcttttcagagttatttaggaaatcagtAGCTCTGTTGTTGTTCTTCCTCCTACCTTTATTGGCCCTTTTTTATCCAGCAGCACAATCAAGAATGAACTTACTACGGTGTCCTATTTGATTGTAGAGCCTGTTATTTGGCCCAACAAAATGAGggacaggtttaataacttctttagacactcatgtaagaatgttgtgaagtttttcattcctaatcCGAAAACGACATTTCGGCTCAGGATGTcgtttgtttccgcagtaatagcagttcaaGGGTTTGCCTGTCTTTATGCGAATAGATTTAGAGGGAGAacaattttttcctttagatctaTTGCATGCTGCAAGCGGTTTTTCACATGAGGAATTTTCTCTAGCTTTAAAAAAATTAATCTTACTAgtccttggagcgtctattcctttatagcccagaccacgtgtatcacgatgttctttgcatgctccaatcatagaagataattttgtagagatcgaattgaaccttctcagattctcttctagtgattttacattatcaagagaagcagcaagatcagtttccaaggatttttctttggcaaggagactgagttctttgtcattaaaacatttttgttgagagtcatatcttgcatcagcatctacaagtttttctttcaacaaaccgagatttcggagaagatcatcacattcatacctttttgtgcgtaaatcttcatcacgatctttaacgatagattttatGAGCCTatacccaccatcatatcctttaaagagttttctcaactttttgttttcttgacaaagaggagccatgtattttctcaagcaagatgttgacttcttctctttcaaagtttgatcaaacaacttgatatattgagcaacttcctcatcaacacttttcccttcttctgaatcactatcatctgaaagatcatccagttgttcatcaagagatttttcccaatcAAATGCACATTCAGACAAAGAACAGGAGACAGAGGTTTTCTTAGAggtttcaggactttgaaaccCATCAGAGTaattctgaactgatgttgcgtcatTAGAGATAAAACtttccatcctcagatcgccacaaacacagatttttgaggtcttaaacgtgttttcctgctctgataccaattgaaaaagggggattctaacaacaccacccaatatttcgattagcaatttgtatggactaactccgaaaaacttactagagaatcaactagacagtcagactcaatctagataagagtatctcaaggagttaatatctctctcttgttttgattcactcaagctaatagaaatcagtgagtctataatcaaacacaaggaataacttggacggtaccaaagaccaatgtccaaggatcaatcaatatcaatcaataaccaaagttcggatttccaattgattgattcaaacgcacaacttgtattatttcaattatataaacaaatataatgcggaaatagaaataagacgccagaattttgttaacgaggaaaccgcaaatgcagaaaaaacccgggacctattccagattgaatacacattgtattaagccgctacagacactagcctactccaagctaacttcggactggactatagttgaaccccaatcagtctcccactgatccaaggtacagttgtactttctacgcctctgatcccagcaggatactgcgcacttgattcccttagctgatctcacccataactaagagttgctacgacccaaaatcgcaggctttaacaataaacaaatctgtctcacacagacaagtctatcaaaggatcaatctgtctcccacagaaaaatcctaaaagtttttgttccgtcttttgataataatcaaggtgaacaagaaccaattgataatccggtcttatattcccgaagaacagcctagaatcacctcacaacaatcttaatcgtatggtagcgaaacaagatgtcgtggaatcacaaacgatgagacgaaggtgtttgtgattactttttatatcttgcctatcagagaactctcatgatctcaagccaatcaatatgattgtactgttacgatagaagatgcaagatcagatcacacaactacgataaaagtaggatcggtctggcttcacaatcccaatgaagtctttaagtcgttaacctggttttagaagaagaaaaccaaaggttaaaggagaaacgactctagcacgcaaactagtatcacacgtaagctgtggggattagtttgcacaatactagatgtctcctttatatagcttttcaaatcagggttttgccttagttacaaagcaatcaatattcaccgttatatgaaaacctgatttagattcaagctaatatttctcaaccgttagatcgaaaacttagcttgtcatacacaaataattgtacgcttataggtttgttaaccacacccaaacgtgtacattgttggttcaacaatagtctacccaaagaggttaaccatatgagcgtttcatgccaaccatgttcttcttcactataactagttcaattgactcaaatgaactagttaagagagttgttcaattgcaaggaaatcttatgtaactacacaagacataattgaagcaaagatgatttgattcactcgaatcggttcatgaaatttaatagccacgatttgcaaatgcattccttagtcttttaagattaagttcagaaatcatctttagatatataaccttctcaagttcgcagactaggttcgcggacttaagacaccggatagagtttacaaactccaccagaaattctcgggttcgagaactacgccgttTATCatactgggttcgcagactgagttctcggactgagttcgcggacttggctcatgcaagtagtttgtcaactccagcataaattctcgggtttgagaacttcggcagttcgcggactgggttcgcggacttggcacttgccatacttccggttctcttgatcaacaaagttcgaaaacttcggttcaaggaatccattggttatgtaatcgaaactctcatttcaatcattgaaacattcttagaggacgttatatagttgttacactatttctcgtcaaagtaattttcaaagtgattgaaatattcatgactttcgtcactaggtaaagataaacttggtcgaagcgaaaagcttaccaacacatatttcgagatacagataggcgaggtatactcggtttgaaataccaaatgtgcatgatctagtctatatatatagcataagacttttgtctcaaagagtaggagatagaatagatagacttttgagtgacagataagttcaagtctccacatacctttttgtcgagaagttccaccagttccttgagtagatcttctacttatatgatgaatcgccatgaagtccttgagctcaactacacttactatcctagtccgagacttagctataagagactagaaatcaagacttatagttttgatcactaacattgacaaacatgcatgagatagcaacgcatgcgagtttgaccgagcagtgctctaacaactaagtgtacacgtttaggtacggtcactcaaacctaaatgaatacatttcatttgtgtgtgacaagctaagtttcgatctaatggttgacaGATAatagcttggataaatcaagtttttcatctaacggtgaatattgaatgctttgttaccaaggtaacttggattgcaaaccctgatttgaaaaccatataaaggagacatctagcaattggaaaaactaatacccacacctcatgtgtgatactagttggtttgctagagtcgattctcctttaaccgtaggtttcttctcgagaccctgtcgattaacgatttgaagacttcattgggattgtgaagccagaggaAACTACTTcttttgtagttgagcgatctgatcttgccattttctatcgtacgagttcaattgtaagattggcttgagattatatctccaatagggcaagataaaaagaaatcacaaacatcttcgtctaatcgtttgtgattccgcaatatctagtttcgctaccatacgatttagattattgtgaggtgattgataattctaggatgttcttagggaatataagtccgggttatcgattggttcctgttcaccttgattttatcaaaagacggaataaaacttttaggtttatctgtgggagacagatttatttatcatcgtagacttttctgtgtgatacagatttgtttattaaagtcttcgactttgggtcgtagcaactcttggttgtgggtgagatcagctaagggaatcaagtgcgtagtatcctgctgggatcagagacgtaaggagcgcaactgtaccttgaatcagtgtgatattgattagggttcaactacagtccaggccgaagttagtttgtagtaggctagtgtctgtagcggcttaatacagtgtggtgttcaatctggactaggtcccggggtttttctgcatttgcggtttcctcgttaacaaaatttctggtgtccgtgttatttctattccgcattatattttgttatataattgaaatatcataggttgtgcgtttgtatcgatcaattgtgaaatccaacctttggttgttgaatggaaattgattgatccttggatattggtctttggtaccatccaagtttattatccttgtatttgataaagactcggagatttctatttgcttgagtaaaatcaaatcaagagagagatattaactcctcgatatacttttctctagattgagtctgactgtctagttgattctctagaaagtatattggagttagtccatacatattggtaatcgaaatattgggtgtggttgttagacccccgctttttcacaaactaCAGTAGCCAAATCCAGTACTGAAGCTAAATATAAAACATTACTCATTTTACAGTCCTTAGAATTCCACGACTGGGTTGTGGCAATAATATTAGTTCTATTTCACTAGCTTCTAACCCAGTTATGCACTCTAGGATGAAACATGTTCAGTTAGATTATCATGTTATCAGAGAACTTGTTCAATCCAAACCTATTGATGTATTTTATGTGCATATTCTTGATCAAATTGATGATATCTTCACCAAGGGCTCATGGTTCTAGGTTTATTATGCTACGATCCAAGCTCAAGGTTGCTTCACCCACCATGAGCTTGCGGGGATAACAACATTGTCACAAATGAACAAAACAACAGTGCAGGTTAAGGAAATCCTGCAATGTAGGATAGGAGTTGTACATCTCTCAGCAGTCATGTGTATCTCACGTGATTCGTTTATTCTCTGTTTCTGTCACACATATGTTTCCTATGTGCGACATTAATCACGTTAGTTAATGTCCGTTATGTAATGATATAAATGCTGTTTACTACAGCCTAATCATCTGTAATGAAACTATCTGTTTTCTAAATCAAAGTTCTTGTTCATCACGCCTTCTCAGAACATTGACCAAACCAGAATAGGAGGGATAAAGGTCAACTTCAATGCGGTTTACAACCAGCACTCAAACGGGCTGGAATAGGTGTAGTGTTGAGAGATTCTAATGCAAAATTTATGTGTTGCAAGATAATTCCATCGATAGCAGAAGTAGGCAAAAAATGAATTAACAAAGTCGTTATATACAAGCATTGCTGATAAAGTTAAAGTATTAAAGCTAAGTGCTTCTTTCTGCATCAGACGACCCCGAGACCTAGCATTGAGCACAAAATAAAATCTTGCACATGAATTGAATAAAAGACAATTCAAGCATCCTCCACAAATTCACATTTTGAGTACATGTCAATGAGACTAGAACCGACAAGACAAGTCAGGCATGAGTTTTGTTTTGATCCAATAAGAATGTACTTGCCTTGCTAGATCTTTAATCCCTATAGCGGCTGAAGAGTACTTGATAAAGTAAACATGTTTGGGACGATGCGCAACTGTTTCATCTTACGGAACAATTCAAATGACCAATCATTGTAACCATGACGAATGAAACCAGCATAACAACATCCAAGACGCAATATCACATTGAGCGTTTTTTTAGAGAAACTACCATGGCAGCTTCACCTGCACTTTTATATAGATGCACAAGAGCATTAACCAACTGTGAATCAGAATCATACCCGAGTTTTATAAGAAACCCATGAGCTCTCCTTCCTTGGATATAATTTCCACAACCCGTAGAGGCATGTACAATACTCCATAGACAACGTTCATTTGGCTTAACTCCACTCCTAACCAGTTCTTGAAACAAATCAAGTGCCTCTTTGCCACGACCATTCCATGCATAACTAGAAAGCAAAGCATTCCAAGAAGCAACACTCTTTTCAGGCATCTCATTAAAGAGTTTCCTTGAATCTATGAACACACCACAACTCTCATAcataaaaaccaaactatttgcaacaaaaacatcaaattcAAACCCTGTAGCAATCACAATCCCATGAATTTGCTTCCCTTTGCTCAAATTTTTAGTAATAGAGCACGCTTTAATAACACTGGGAAAAATTAATTCAGTACCCTTCCAACCTGATAGCAGCATTTGATCAAAAAGCATGATTGCTTCTTCTTCAAACCCACTTTGAGAATATTCAGATATGAGAGCAAACCAAGAAGTAAAATCCCTTTGAGGAACTTCATCGAACAGGTTTCGAGCTGATTGAAAAACCCGACATTTTGAATACAAATTAATCAAATGGCTGTGAATTTTCAAATCTTCCGAGAAACCAGATCTGATTACTTGGgcatgtatctgcttcccttgacCTAGAGATTTTATCTTGCTGCATTCTGATAAGAGCTTGCAGTAGGCGTGCGATGAGGGGGAGAAAATACCTAACCGAATAAGCCTTAAAATTGCTCTGCCTCTTTCACTCTcaaattcagtaataggttggataAATTTAGTAAAGTGTAAAAGCTGTGCTGTTTGATAGAATAAAGGTTTCAATACGGGTAAAAGAAGTTTCTGGCGACAAACATTTTGGAGGGAATTGAGCTTCATAAACTGCATTGCAAACAATGAAGGTTACCAAAACTTCTACCTGGTCAGACACCAAACCAAGAAACTGGTATATACGTCTCCTACCTAGTCGCTGTAGTTGGTTACCTCCATCTCGGCTATGTAAACCTATCAACTTTGCCGTGTTGGGTTCGCCAACAGTCCAGCCATTATCTTATCGACCTTTACTTTACTAAGCCGAACGTAGACTCGTAGAGTAGTGAATTGAGAACTATTTTTTAATGACACATGGCTGATGATAAGACCCTCTTGTAGCCTCTTCTGTATATCTTGTGTTTTTTTATATCCATCAATTAAGCAAGAGCAAatagaatttcaaaaaaaaaaaaaaaaaaaaaagaattgagcTCAAGCCTAGCTCGAGTTGCGCTATACTTAAAGTACTAACTGTTGTTCTTTATGAGCATTGGGCTCAAACCTGGCTTCAGTTATATTGCCAATTCTTAAACATTAACCATTGTTCTTTACGAGCCAGAGTTTGAACTTTCAACAAGcgatcacacttccaaactcaaGCCACTTGTGGCCTACGTGAAGTTTGTGAGACAGTTGCTTACGGCCACCATACATGGAAATCCACACACTGCtccttttacatatatatgtcatTTTTACCAAGTTCTATTTTGTGGTTTCATAAACTCAAAAATGAGCAACACACCTGAGCTGAATGATTGAATGTAACACTCAATATGATTCAAACTTCAATCaggtactttaaaaaaaaaaaaaaacacttgcaTGATTGCAAAAATGAAAAACTTGTTCATACATAGTGGACCCATACTCGGCAGCAGCATGATGTCTGTGCCAAAGTAGGGATCCACACCTGCTAAACAGGTAAGCTCAGCTAACAAGATACAGATAGCTTACTCCATCGGCAGACTGCATTCCCAGGTTGAAGAAACAAAATCGTCATGCTAACAGTAATCAAAGATTATCACAAAAAAAAGAACATGAAAACCtaatgccaacaaaaagagacAAGCATGAGTTAAAATGTTGATTCTGCAACTTGATGATTTTCTTTATAAGATCCATTCTCATCACAAACAAAAGGCAAGACCGAAAATGAAAAGACTAACAAGTTTGGATTTGAACTCTCACTCTATCTGGATAACAATAAAGAGCATGAGGATGTCTAAAGAAAGTACAGAAGACGGGTACATTCTTTTTCAACTTACTACCTAAAGGTTCTTAAACTACTGCTGTCAAAAAAGCTCTTCCAGGTTTGCGGTTCGACAAACGTCCATGGCATCCAAGAAGCTGAAAtttaagaataagaataagaGTTAGCTGCTACTCCATTTCAAATTTAAAGAAGTCAGAAGTAAGTTAACTTCAGCACTTTAACATGCACCAATCACCATGCATTATCAAACAAGCACATACACAGAGTAAAATGAGGAATGGAGCTTGAAAGAGTGTTGATACTCACCTTTGCGTTGACACCATCAGCCATAATTCTATTCTCTGCCTTCCATTGCACATAATCAGTGCGGCTGAACTTAGTGAAACCCCTGAAAAACCATCAATGAAGATTAATATCTACTATTGTATTGCACAAACTTGAACACTGGGAAATTACATGATCTAACTACAAAATTAAAGATACGGCAGAGAGAAAAAGTAATAAAAGTCTGCCCATACCACTTCCTGCTGACAATGATCTTTTGACGACCAGGGAACTTGAACTTGGCACGACGAAGGGCCTCTTGTGCACTTTTACCGTGGCCATCCTTGCAGCGAACAGACAGGAGGACCTGACCAATGCTCACACGTGCACAAGTACCAAGCGGCTTTCCAAAAGCACCCCTCATACCAGTCTGGAGTCTATCAGCACCAGCACAAGAAAGCATCTTGTTAATTCGGAGAACATGGAACGGGTGAACCCTAACTCTCAAATGGAAGGCATCTTTTCCAGCATGCTTGGTCATGTATTTGTTGCATGCAATACGTGCAGCCTCAAGAGCCTCACTTGAGACATTTTCCTTCTCCCAACTCACCAAATGGACACAGAAGGGGAACTCATCTACTCCCTTCTTCTTCATACCAACATCATAGATCCTAATCTTAGGATCAGGAACACCACGACAATATCGTGATTTTGGGTATGGCTTGTTCTTAATCTGACGATAACATCTCGCAGGTCCTGGGAATGTAAAAACGTGGGTGAGATCTCATCCTAACCGA
This is a stretch of genomic DNA from Papaver somniferum cultivar HN1 chromosome 1, ASM357369v1, whole genome shotgun sequence. It encodes these proteins:
- the LOC113353856 gene encoding pentatricopeptide repeat-containing protein At1g11290, chloroplastic-like, which gives rise to MEFMKLNSLQNVCRQKLLLPVLKPLFYQTAQLLHFTKFIQPITEFESERGRAILRLIRLGIFSPSSHAYCKLLSECSKIKSLGQGKQIHAQVIRSGFSEDLKIHSHLINLYSKCRVFQSARNLFDEVPQRDFTSWFALISEYSQSGFEEEAIMLFDQMLLSGWKGTELIFPSVIKACSITKNLSKGKQIHGIVIATGFEFDVFVANSLVFMYESCGVFIDSRKLFNEMPEKSVASWNALLSSYAWNGRGKEALDLFQELVRSGVKPNERCLWSIVHASTGCGNYIQGRRAHGFLIKLGYDSDSQLVNALVHLYKSAGEAAMVVSLKKRSM
- the LOC113307696 gene encoding 60S ribosomal protein L10-like, coding for MGRRPARCYRQIKNKPYPKSRYCRGVPDPKIRIYDVGMKKKGVDEFPFCVHLVSWEKENVSSEALEAARIACNKYMTKHAGKDAFHLRVRVHPFHVLRINKMLSCAGADRLQTGMRGAFGKPLGTCARVSIGQVLLSVRCKDGHGKSAQEALRRAKFKFPGRQKIIVSRKWGFTKFSRTDYVQWKAENRIMADGVNAKLLGCHGRLSNRKPGRAFLTAVV